Within the Candidatus Dependentiae bacterium genome, the region TTAGCTTTGGGAACCCAACGCGTAACAATCTTTTTAGTTTTTTTAAGTTCAGCCTCTAAAAATTCTACCAAATGATAAATAATATCAAAATTATGAACTTTAACATTTTTTTCTTGCGCCAATATCATAGCTTTTTTATCAATTTTAGCGTGTAAAGTCAAAATCATAGAATTAGAATCGCTTGCTCTTTCTATATCGGATTCAGAAACATCACCAATAGAACTATATATTATATTTATTGAAGAACAATCTTTTTCGGTAAGTTTTGCAAGTTTTTCTATAGAGCCTTCAATAGCCTCTTTTGAACCTCTAGTATCTGTTTTAATTATTAAATTAATTGATTTTTTGTCTTGATTCATAAGAGCAATTGAGAAATCCATAGACGGAGATTGAACTATTGCTTTAGTAGAAAATTTAGCTTTTTTATATTCATCAAAAGGAACAACCTTTAACCATCCGCCGATTTCTGCAAAATTATCAAAACCAATAACTTTTACAGGTATTGAAGGCAATGCTTCTTTCAATCTATTGCCATAGCTATCAACCAAAACTCTTACTCTACCAGTGGAATTACCGCAAGTAAAATAATCACCGATACGCAAAGTACCCTCTAAAGTTATAACCGTAGCAACAGGACCAAGGCCTCTTTCTAAATTTGATTCCAAAACAAAAGATTTTGCCGGTAAATTTTTGTCTGACTTTAAATCCATCAACTCAGATTGAAGTATTATCATTTCAAGTAATTCATCAACACCGGCACCGGTTTTAGCAGAAATAGGAAGACAAATCACATCGCCGCCCCAATCTTCAACCAAAATATCTTTTGCAGCCAAATCTCTTTTTATACTTTGCATTACAGGATCCAAACGCTCCGGAGAAATTTTGTCAATTTTATTAACAGCAACAATAATAGGAACTTGAGCCTGCTTGGCATGCTTTATGCATTCAATAGTCTGAGGTTTAATACCATCTTCAGCTGAAATAACAAGGACAGCCAAATCTGTAACATTTGCGCCACGAGAACGAATATAAGTGAATGCCTCATGACCGGGTGTATCTAAAAATATAATTTTACCATGTTTGCTTTCAACTTCATAAGCGCCAAGATGCTGAGTAATTCCGCCTTTTTCTTTTGCAGCAACATTTTGTTTTCTCAAAAAATCCAATAATGTTGTTTTTCCATGGTCAACGTGTCCCATAACAACAACAATAGGCCAACGAAATGCCCCAGTTTTATTTTTAGGTAAAAATTTTTCCAAATCTTGTGAAATATTTTTTATTTCAACCTTAATTCCAAAATCTTGAGCCAAAGATTTAATAGTATCAATAGG harbors:
- the infB gene encoding translation initiation factor IF-2, with amino-acid sequence MRIYEFAKEKNLSSKEILEVLKSNGYEFASHMSVISDQALVFLNKKYSKDAKTSIEKSPEKNVVKDVVTEKKPEVKIIKKEKDLRASKSDTEVIEEKTAVQITEDKKIFNTSTHKKNNEERRIVTEIILTDSMPLHQAANLMGKSDGELIFALLKKGSICNRNNIIPIDTIKSLAQDFGIKVEIKNISQDLEKFLPKNKTGAFRWPIVVVMGHVDHGKTTLLDFLRKQNVAAKEKGGITQHLGAYEVESKHGKIIFLDTPGHEAFTYIRSRGANVTDLAVLVISAEDGIKPQTIECIKHAKQAQVPIIVAVNKIDKISPERLDPVMQSIKRDLAAKDILVEDWGGDVICLPISAKTGAGVDELLEMIILQSELMDLKSDKNLPAKSFVLESNLERGLGPVATVITLEGTLRIGDYFTCGNSTGRVRVLVDSYGNRLKEALPSIPVKVIGFDNFAEIGGWLKVVPFDEYKKAKFSTKAIVQSPSMDFSIALMNQDKKSINLIIKTDTRGSKEAIEGSIEKLAKLTEKDCSSINIIYSSIGDVSESDIERASDSNSMILTLHAKIDKKAMILAQEKNVKVHNFDIIYHLVEFLEAELKKTKKIVTRWVPKAKLLVKKVFDLKKLGIIAGCSVQEGVVANGNKVVCMRAGRNVGEGIIKSLQKDRKVVKEVHAGYECGFVSDNFQDWAEDDLVNVFAEEKVVGE